In a single window of the Salvia hispanica cultivar TCC Black 2014 unplaced genomic scaffold, UniMelb_Shisp_WGS_1.0 HiC_scaffold_260, whole genome shotgun sequence genome:
- the LOC125198789 gene encoding transcription factor bHLH10-like, producing the protein MELQIDHCFTTINAADIQSSNWNPFNQNFAPDFNQFYAPKAAFAEFPDLLPNFPPNSAASLWENGDGIGDSIRNPREKQRRVVVKGKYEALRALIPTPTKRAIVGDAIGYIKELKTTVAELKVLVERKRRAREDEKGGSISSWLHRKTKNTEVDVRIVDDEITVKLVQDKRINCLLFASKVLDEMPLDLNHVAGGLIGDYYTYLFNSKIFDGSIVYERL; encoded by the exons ATGGAGCTCCAGATCGACCACTGCTTCACCACCATCAACGCCGCCGACATCCAATCCTCGAATTGGAATCCTTTCAACCAAAATTTCGCACCTGATTTCAACCAATTTTACGCTCCTAAAGCTGCATTTGCCGAATTCCCCGATCTGCTCCCcaattttcccccaaattctGCCGCTTCTCT GTGGGAAAATGGAGATGGAATTGGCGATTCCATACGAAATCCGAGGGAGAAGCAAAGGAGAGTGGTGGTGAAAGGAAAGTATGAAGCTCTACGAGCATTGATTCCAACTCCAACTAAG AGGGCGATCGTGGGCGACGCCATTGGGTACATCAAGGAGCTGAAGACGACTGTGGCTGAGCTGAAGGTTCTGGTGGAGAGAAAGAGACGTGCGAGAGAGGATGAGAAGGGTGGATCAATATCATCGTGGCTGCACAGGAAAACGAAGAACACGGAGGTGGATGTTCGGATCGTGGACGATGAGATCACGGTGAAGCTGGTGCAGGATAAGAGGATCAACTGCTTGCTGTTTGCATCCAAGGTGCTTGATGAAATGCCGCTCGACCTGAATCATGTGGCTGGAGGCCTCATTGGTGATTACTACACTTACCTTTTTAACTCCAAg ATTTTTGATGGCTCAATTGTGTATGAAAGGCTTTAA